The window gcctgcctccagttttcctcaacttgactaattaagaggcgatacttgaccggcatatcatcaaaatgtccGGAAAAGGAAACCTCTGCCGGTCACTTTGACCGGCACCATTTTTTTCTAGCGGAAACTCtgatacaatgcactatgaattgatgagctgctgggttcatgaatattaatcacgttgtatgcgtttggtcaaactgatttgatgaaatcaaaacaggggcgGTACTagatcagcgccagccaatgaaattgccatttgtgcATTAGCTCTGCCCATTACCGGAGAAACCGTTatttcttctgcttgttcgaaaaaaaaaaaaaatgaataattctaaatgaactccattattttgacaggagaagacaacaaagaatagtttacatatagtgtgttgattcagcgtggtaagactctcgctcttctctctctctttgcatgtgtgagaaacagcgctatcagtaaagcaaCGGTGAGTCATacgccttcacacagagtttacagagcatcaaatacaggtgcgctgtgcatcCACTGAGaggaactgaaaagttcagatcgcttgatggagagagaactctgaagctcagatgctgaaattaatgcaagcttcatgcgcttcagtctatgtagtaaacaaacccgcacgtctctgccattcattaattcacacagagacgcgcagaatacggattcatatttcaaactttcgcggcttaacatttacagatactggtccatatggagatttgatttgattaatttatgctaactttgacaaattccatgactgtccatattaaaatgtaattttcattttcatgactggattttgagattctgcttcgcggaaataaTAGTGCTGAACCGGTTTTGAAcaggacctcggtactaccggtacttaaagaaacctgttactgtcacattttttaaaaattttaccgACTTGTTGCCCaggtaccgggtcttttgacaacactaccctcattcactattccctacatgagtttactaatataatcctcctgacagagagaatgaacactaatgagtgaattcagacactgatcaacagctgctgttaacgagcAGAATcaatgaagaaaagagaaacaagacacacgcaagaactacaactgacttcagccacagctttagatgaaatcaactgaagatttaaacaatcaacaaacggctttaccaacttcactcattactaaccagactgactttatttataTCAGATCAGAGACAAAAAGATCTTACATATTATGGCAAAAATGCTGGATCACTTATCCACCTAATTTATGTGTACATAAAGAAAccttaataactgaagggtcaagatcccaactaaagcaaacactgatcactataatggtgacacacaaattgtgattttctcgtttgtgattctgcttgttaacatcaggtgtcttcaataatgctcaatcataactcaattaacttcttaattatctcattaacttcagctctgcttcagtgttacttttaacactgcttcagtgtttatatgagtccacactcagagtgttaaattaacactggggattttgctgtgtacttgCAACAGTTCTGTTCTGTGTGACAGAAACACTCGGTGCAGTAAAGATTTTGTGATTAATTAACTGTGATGTTTTAAATCGCGGTTAATCGTGAAACCGGTTAATCACTGCATCCCTACTGTGTGTCTGTAAATTATGAACTTTTACTTGTTTCTTCATATATTTTAGTTGATTCACCAGACTGAATAAATACAGTGCTTTCATGTTTTAACTTTTACAAACGATTTCATGAAAAAAGTGatcaacattttcataattaatggataattaataataaaagaggCTTTAATCTATTATCTGCTGTACTAAAAACACCTGTCATGACTCTGGATTCTGGCCTGTTATTCAGGAGAAAATCTCTCATTCAGGAACATTTATTGTAAAGGAGTcagattcattattaaatatgatagtTTAGTTGATGATGAAACactcacagagcttttctgcagttggtcacagctggtatcagtcttcttctcccctcatctgatgtgttgtatttcttgAACTCAAACTCATCCAGCGTCtcctctgacatctgaagcatgtaggagattgttgagcactgagcaggagagagtttctctgagtgtttgtctgatttcacaaactcctgaatctctctgaacagagtctgatctttcacttccagcagacagaggaacagattgatggattcaCCAACTGAGAGAGGAGGatgtttaaaataatcattaacacCATCATTTCTGATCTTCATTTTAATGTACAGTGTGGTTTCTCTGATGGtctctgagctgttctctgtgtgtgtcagtagatcctgtaagagtctctgattggactccagtgagacgcccagcaggaaccgcaggaacagATCCAGATGACCATTCTTACTATCCACAGCTTTATCTACTGCTGATGTTAGCAGATTATACAGAGAGACTTTTTCATTCTCACTATCCACAGCGTTATCTACTTCTGATGTTTGATCATACAGAGGGTCTTCATCAAAATCACATCTGAATTCATCCACTGGCTCTTTGTTCTTCATTACATAGCAGTAAAACTCATAGAAAGCAGCGAGAAACTCCTGAacgctcagatgaatgaagctgtagactttcctctgatTAATCACAGGTTCCtgcttaaagatctcagtgcaaatcccagaatacaccgaggcgtcagtgacgtctatgccgctctcaatcaggtcctcctcatagaacatcacattgcccttcatcagctgtttgaaagccacttcagcaagtttcacaatcacttctctgttggacggcaggagtttctctggatctctctcttcatacttctgcttcctcatgttgatctgaatcagcaggaagtggatgtacatttcagtcagagtttgagggatttctgctctcagatcttcttccaggagcttctgaagcacagtggatgagatccagcagaagacggggatgtggcacatgatgtggaggcttcttgctcttctgatgtgtgagatgattctgctggcttgatgctcatcactgattctcttcctgaaatattcctccttctgaggctcagtgaatccctgaatctctgtcagacggtggatgtatttggaggggatctgattggctgctgctggtctggaggtgatccagatgagagcagagggaagcagctctcctttcatcagctttgacatcaacacagccactgatgaagtctcagtcacatcacaaactttctgagcgtctgaaaacatcagtgtgattctgctttcatccagaccatcaaagatgaacacaactttacactcctcataaatctgtgagtccagatcttgaagttcaggatgaaagtccagcagaagtctgtgaagactgtacgGATGATCTCtgatcaagttcagctctcgaaatggaagcacaaacatgaaatctacatcctgattggcttttccctcggcccagtccaggatgaacttctgcacagagacggtttttccgattccagcgatgcctttagtaagaacagtcttgatctgctctttctcctcagatcctgcttcagcggaggctttaaagatgtcattgcagtagattgGAGCGTCTTGTGAGGGTtgtgttctggctgttttctccatctgtaaaacctcatgttcttcattcactccttctctctctccctctatgatgtagagctgtgtgtagatgctgttcaggaggctttcattctcctggagtttcagtccctcacataatctctcatacttgttcttcatgctggttttgtgctgctcTTTGACTCTCTGTAGTTCATCTTTCACTGCTTGATCATGTTTATTCAGAGACGCTGTAACGCTCGTGTTGTTCAGACAGAAGACAGAGGAGACTCCTCCAGAGATGCTTCTCTCTCCATCTGATCTGCTGAAATATCACAAGAACAACTGATTAAACACATCTGAGATAAAGGATGTGTACATTAAAATCTAAATCGTTAGAGAatacaaactatttaaaaacttttGTATTCTAATGAATTCAATAATTTTGCACGTAAATGTCTTGTTGTATTCCTTAATTAAAGTAAACTATTAGATATTTTAATGATATATTCATCACATCTTGATAGCGCTCCTGAAGTGTTTTAATGTAGGAGCTCATGTGTTTATTGTGTAAGGATCTGTGTGTATTGAGTGTGTTTCTGACTCCCATAAAACAGTTCAATCATCACCACACAATTATcctcacctggggtcagaggtcactggatcATTACTGAATGCAGGAGGATTATACAGCTTGGATGCGTTactcttcagagacacacagctgtgATCAGGAGATGAAGATCTCTTCATGAAGATCCTGATAAACACACAGAAATCATTCCTCCTTTAGTTCTGTCTGCTGTTTCATTTATTATAAGCAGAACTTTAACAATAACTGATAGAGTTGATAATAAAATACACGTCAGTGAGTGTGATTATGGATTAGTGTCGTCTGAACGCTGTACACAGAAACATCTGTCCGTCACATCACTTTATATcactttatatattctgtggataAACAGATGAAAAAGGATGCtgtgcactgtaaaacccgacaagtacacttaactcaaaccatttgagtaaacagattgccttgatttaaaccctgtaagtttttaaactttgcatttaagtgattaagtgattaactgagtgataatagtgaattagtgatgaacagctgctgttaacaaacagaatcactgaagaaaagagaaacacaagaactactacaactgacttcagacacagacttagatgaaatcaactgaaataaaatacatgaaatctctcaagatctgattaaacaacctcacaaacagcatcagcagctccacttattaataaccagactgactttatttctgtcagacgtctacagaagatcttattgagaatgaactaaggtttagatgttgatttattgtttcatttgaagtaaccatgttagagatcagtgtctgctttagttgagctcttgacccttgatttctgtcttagtcttttctctggctgttataaccgtgtgtttctaaaacacatttgttgtaactcaaaagcccagaagaaatgccatcaggtgttaacctgtacctaggtgtaggtttttatactttatattgatGATGATAATCATCGATTTTTGAACCGTGCGGCGTCTAATCTCtgatcaagggtcaagagcccaactaaagcaaacactgatctctaacatggttacttcaaatgaaacaataaatcaacatctaaaccttagttcattctcaataagatcttctgtagacgtctgacagaaataaagtcagtctggttattaataagtggagctggtgatgctgtttgtggcgttgtttaatcagatcttgagagatttcatgtattttatttcagttgatttcatctaaggctgtgtctgaagtcagttgtagtagttcttgtgtttctcttttcttcagtgattctgtttgttaacagcagctgttcatcactaattctcaatcagcacttagttaatcacttaattgcaatgtacatcttctttcaatgaactcaactgaattaagttcagagtactcataactgttagttttttcaacttaaatggtttaaggcaatcggtttcctcaaacggtttgagttaacataacttaaggatatctgtttactcaaaccgtttgagataagtttacttgtcgggttttacagtgggAAAGATGCAGGAGCAAGTCATCTGAAACTCTGAAACGCTTTATATTCAGCTCTTCAGATGAAAGCACAAGAGTTTCCTGCAGTTCGTCCTGTTGAGCTTTGGTGCGCAGCAGAGTTCAGATAGCAGCGTTCACACTTACTCAAACGAACCACACTAACAGAGCAATCACACCAGAGTGTGTTTCATCACACCAAACATGACAAGTGTCAACACACCCTTATTCTGAATCAAAGAAATAATCCGCAGATTAATCAGTAAAGTGAAGGTTAGTTACAGGTCTAATTGTAAGTCAGTGTGTGGAGTCACTAAACACCAGCAACAGACTCTGGGCCTGGTTTGTGGGATatcacctggggtcagaggtcactggatcATCACTGAATAAAGGAGGAGGACCCATGGATGCAtcactcttcagagacacacagctgtgATCCGGAGATGAAGATATTAGCTTCCATGAGATCCTGAGAAAACAGAAACAGTTATTTCCTTAGTCCTGCCTGCTGTTCTTTTATTATAACTCTCTGTTGTATAGTCTGTTGTGTCTAACACTGGATTATATCTcacctgaggtcagaggtcactggttcATCACTGAGGTTAAGAGGAAGATCAGGAGATGAAGATCTCTCTGTTCTGCTCTCTCTGTTCTCCATAATGACAAACTGACGTCACACCTGCACATGGAAACACAAGAGAACACAGCACACATGATATTGAGATTATTATTCCAGTGAAATCTTAACTCTACACACAATGAGATTGAAGAGAATGTGGAGCTGCAGCAGTTTgatacagaaaatacatttgtgaCCCGTGCTGGCAGAATGAGCCACAATCAGTAAATTTGCctgaaaagaaaatgtttgttattttcaCACAGCTAACAGTAATGACTAGCTCTATACCTAACTACTACATTATACAGATAAAGACAATCACTTCAGAAGCACAGATGTCTGTGATTGAGCCTGGTTTAAAAGCGTTGTGTGAATGTATATGCTGTATCTGTATCTATCTTATGTTGTTCACCAAAGGCCATGATCgtgtaataatttttaaaattaatatagttatcTAAATTAtggactattatatatatatatatatatatatatatatatatatatatatatatatatatatatatatatatatatatatatatatatatatatatatttcttttgtctgttttcttaattgcagaatatttatcatgtgcatccagtccttcgtgctgtctttgctgtaaactggtttaaagggacagaagttagagacttatttaccctcatttgataaaactgttttgaaaaaaataattttacatttagaaatttctagaatctcaggttttttattagtgtaaaaacttttccaaattacttttccaaaataaaaaagtaagtaagtgaaattttcacttatttttcacaagatcttgaagtgttcctgtagctcagtggtagaacattgcattagcaagcgtaaggttgggggtttgattccccgggaacacatgataggtgaaaattattagccttaatgcactgtaagttgctttggataaaagtgtctgctaaatacattaatttaatattatttaattaaattttactcaataaaatatacttattcatttttttatttttacttaacttagttaagtagatttacttaatttcaaaatgtgttaaatttacttgaaaaatgcttgtacAAAAACttgccaaaataaaaattaagtaaatttacttattgttttttttcagtgtatatatatatatatatatatatatatatatatatatatatatatatatatatatatatatatatatatatatatatccaccttatgaacaaaaaaaaaaaagaaagaaagaaagaaagaagggtcATCTGTTATACCACAGTGTAAGACACGTAGTCACAGAGTTttatatcaatcaatcacctttatttatatagtgctttaaacaaaatacattgcgtcaaagcactgaacaacattcatttggaaaacagtgtctcaataatgcaaaatgatagttaaaggcagttcatcattgaattcagttatgtcatctctgttcagtttaaatagtgtctgtgcatttatttgcaatcaagtcaatgatatcgctgtagatgaagtgaccccaactaagcaagccagaggcgacagcggcaaggaaccgaaactccatcggtgacagaatggagaaaaaaaccttgggagaaaccaggctcagttgggggtcagttctcctctgaccagacgaaaccagtagttcaattccagactgcagcaaagtcagattgtgcagaagaatcatctgtttcctgtggtcttgtcctggtggtcctctgagacaaggtctttacaggggatctgtatctgggactctagttgtcctggtctccgctgtctttcagggctgtagaggtcctttctaggtgctgatccaccatctggtctggatacgtactggatccgggtgactgcagtgaccctctgatctggacacagactggatctggtggccatggtgacctcggaacaagagagaaacagacaaatattagcgtagatggcattcttctaatgatgtagaaagtatggtgttatgtgaagtgtttccggttccggtttacctaattaatgcagcctaaaaatcctttaacggatttggatattaaaagtatattagtatgttatgtgtatgccaggttaaagagatgggtctttaatctagatttaaactgcaagagtgtgtctgcctcccgaacaatgttaggtaggttattccagagtttaggcgccaaataggaaaaggatctgccgcccgcagttgattttgatattctaggtattatcaaattgcctgagttttgagaacgtagcggatgtagaggagtataatgtaaaaagagctcattcaaatactgaggtgctaaaccattcagggctttataagtaataagcaatattttaaaatctatacgatgtttgatagggagccagtgcagcgatgacaggaccgggctaatatgatcatacttcctggttctagtaagaactcttgctgctgcattttggactagctgtagtttgtttaccaagcgtgcagaacaaccacccaataaagcattacaatagtctaaccttgaagtcataaatgcatggattaacatttctgcatttgacattgagagcataggccgtaatttagatatatgtttgagatggaaaaatgcagttttacaaatgctagaaacgtggctttctaaggaaagattgcgatcaagtagcacacctaggttcctaactgatgacgaagaattgacagagcaaccatcaagtcttagacagtgttctaggttattacaagcagagtttttaggccctatgattaacacctctgttttttctgaatttagcagtaagaaattactcgtcatccaattttttatatcgactatgcattccattagtttttcaaattggtgtgttttaccaggctgcgaggaaatatagagctgcgtatcatcagcataacagtgaaagctaacaccatgtttcctgatgatatctcccaagggtaacatataaagcgtgaagagtagcggccctagtactgagccttgaggtactccatactgcacttgtgatcgatatgatacatcttcattcactgctacgaactgatggcggtcatataagtacgatttaaaccatgctaatgcacttccactgatgccaacaaagtgttcaagtctatgcaaaagaatgttgtggtcaattgtgtcaaacgcagcactaagatccaataaaactaatagagagatacacccacgatcagatgataagagcagatcatttgtaactctaaggagagcagtctcagtactatgatacggtctaaatcctgactggaaatcctcacatataccattattctctaagaaggaatataattgtgaggataccaccttttctagtatcttggacagcaaagggagattcgagattggtctataattaacaagttctctggggtcaagttgtggtttttttatgagaggcttaataacagccagtttgaaggttttggggacatatcctaatgacaatgaggaattaataatagtcagaagaggacctatgacttctggaagcacctcttttaagagcttagatgttatagggtctaacatacatgttgttggtttagatgatttgacaagtttatacaattcttcctctcctatagtagagaatgagtggaactgttcctcagggggtctatagtgcactgtctgatgtgatactgtagctgacggctgaatggttgcaattttatctctaatagtatcgattttagaagtaaagtagttcataaagtcattactgctgtggtgttgggaaatgtcaacacttgttgaggctttatttttcgttaatttagccactgtattgaataaatacctggggttatgtttgttttcttctaaaagagaagaaaagtaatcagatctagcagtttttaatgcttttctataggatatgctactttccggccaagcaatacgaaatacctctagttttgttttcctccagctgcgctccatttttcgggctgctctctttagggtgcgagtatgctcattataccatggtgtcaaactgttttccttaaccttccttaagcgtaaaggagcaactgtatttaaagtgctagaaaagagagagtccatagtttctgttacatcatcaagttgttctgaggttttggatatgctaaggaattcggatacatcaggaaaaagcagtcttttgtggtagaagtgatggttcttcgatacttgtaaaaagaagtagaatttacaattttggctatatgaagctATATGAAGCTATATATCAGCACGATGCGATGaagtagcatttattttaatttccaaaCAATTTTTTCCTGTCTAAAATGACTGAACAACAGAGGGTTAATAACTCTTTTAACATTAATCAAGTCCTGTAATTTCTCACAcgtgttgttttttaatgttaaagaCATGTGAATAAACGCTTTTAACCTTTTCCACAGTATTTTTGAGTGCCGtggattcagattcagattcagatatcTTTATTAGTCCCCAAATGGGCAATTCAGTTCTACAGCCAACCC is drawn from Carassius auratus strain Wakin unplaced genomic scaffold, ASM336829v1 scaf_tig00217574, whole genome shotgun sequence and contains these coding sequences:
- the LOC113101206 gene encoding NACHT, LRR and PYD domains-containing protein 12-like isoform X3 codes for the protein MENRESRTERSSSPDLPLNLSDEPVTSDLRISWKLISSSPDHSCVSLKSDASMGPPPLFSDDPVTSDPRSDGERSISGGVSSVFCLNNTSVTASLNKHDQAVKDELQRVKEQHKTSMKNKYERLCEGLKLQENESLLNSIYTQLYIIEGEREGVNEEHEVLQMEKTARTQPSQDAPIYCNDIFKASAEAGSEEKEQIKTVLTKGIAGIGKTVSVQKFILDWAEGKANQDVDFMFVLPFRELNLIRDHPYSLHRLLLDFHPELQDLDSQIYEECKVVFIFDGLDESRITLMFSDAQKVCDVTETSSVAVLMSKLMKGELLPSALIWITSRPAAANQIPSKYIHRLTEIQGFTEPQKEEYFRKRISDEHQASRIISHIRRARSLHIMCHIPVFCWISSTVLQKLLEEDLRAEIPQTLTEMYIHFLLIQINMRKQKYEERDPEKLLPSNREVIVKLAEVAFKQLMKGNVMFYEEDLIESGIDVTDASVYSGICTEIFKQEPVINQRKVYSFIHLSVQEFLAAFYEFYCYVMKNKEPVDEFRCDFDEDPLYDQTSEVDNAVDSENEKVSLYNLLTSAVDKAVDSKNGHLDLFLRFLLGVSLESNQRLLQDLLTHTENSSETIRETTLYIKMKIRNDGVNDYFKHPPLSVGESINLFLCLLEVKDQTLFREIQEFVKSDKHSEKLSPAQCSTISYMLQMSEETLDEFEFKKYNTSDEGRRRLIPAVTNCRKALFSGCNLTAQCCESLSSALQSSNCVLRELDLRNNDLQDSGVKIISDGLKSQNCQLQKLSLAGCNLTAQCCKSLSSALQSSNCVLRELDLRNNHLQDSGVKIISDGLKSQNCQLQKLSLAGCYFTDQCCESLSSALQSSNCVLRELDLRNNDLQDSGVKIISDGLKSQNCQLQKLSLAGCKLTAQCCESLSSALQSSNCVLRELDLRNNRLQDSGVKIISDGLKSQNCQLQKLSLAGCYFTAQCCESLSSALQSSNCVLRELDLRNNDLQDSGVKIISDGLKRQNCQLQKLSLAGCKLTAQCCESLSSALQSSNCVLRELDLRNNHLQDSGVKFISDGLKSQNCQLQKLSLAGCNLTAQCCESLSSALQSSNCVLRELDLSNSDLQDSGVKIISDGLKRQNCQLQKLSLAGCNLTAQCCESLSSALQSSNCVLRELDLRNNRLRDSGVKIISDGLKSQNCQLQKLRLSGCMVSEEGCGYLSSALSSNPSHLRELDLSYNHPGPSGVQLLKHRLEDSNYTLKTLSVDHGREIRMRAGLRKYACDLTLDPNTAHSRLVLSDGNKKIRRVFDRQPYPDHPERFDDVPQVLSVESLTGRCYWETEWSGSAVISVSYKGINRKGGWSDDCVFGNNDKSWSLECFDDEFTVCHNNNRTVIPAVHSSCNIVRVYYKRVGVYVDVSAGVLSFYSVSDTHTHTHIHTINTTFTEPLYAGFGVNNNSSVSLCDIKT
- the LOC113101206 gene encoding NACHT, LRR and PYD domains-containing protein 12-like isoform X4, which gives rise to MENRESRTERSSSPDLPLNLSDEPVTSDLRISWKLISSSPDHSCVSLKSDASMGPPPLFSDDPVTSDPRIFMKRSSSPDHSCVSLKSNASKLYNPPAFSNDPVTSDPSRSDGERSISGGVSSVFCLNNTSVTASLNKHDQAVKDELQRVKEQHKTSMKNKYERLCEGLKLQENESLLNSIYTQLYIIEGEREGVNEEHEVLQMEKTARTQPSQDAPIYCNDIFKASAEAGSEEKEQIKTVLTKGIAGIGKTVSVQKFILDWAEGKANQDVDFMFVLPFRELNLIRDHPYSLHRLLLDFHPELQDLDSQIYEECKVVFIFDGLDESRITLMFSDAQKVCDVTETSSVAVLMSKLMKGELLPSALIWITSRPAAANQIPSKYIHRLTEIQGFTEPQKEEYFRKRISDEHQASRIISHIRRARSLHIMCHIPVFCWISSTVLQKLLEEDLRAEIPQTLTEMYIHFLLIQINMRKQKYEERDPEKLLPSNREVIVKLAEVAFKQLMKGNVMFYEEDLIESGIDVTDASVYSGICTEIFKQEPVINQRKVYSFIHLSVQEFLAAFYEFYCYVMKNKEPVDEFRCDFDEDPLYDQTSEVDNAVDSENEKVSLYNLLTSAVDKAVDSKNGHLDLFLRFLLGVSLESNQRLLQDLLTHTENSSETIRETTLYIKMKIRNDGVNDYFKHPPLSVGESINLFLCLLEVKDQTLFREIQEFVKSDKHSEKLSPAQCSTISYMLQMSEETLDEFEFKKYNTSDEGRRRLIPAVTNCRKALFSGCNLTAQCCESLSSALQSSNCVLRELDLRNNDLQDSGVKIISDGLKSQNCQLQKLSLAGCYFTDQCCESLSSALQSSNCVLRELDLRNNDLQDSGVKIISDGLKSQNCQLQKLSLAGCKLTAQCCESLSSALQSSNCVLRELDLRNNRLQDSGVKIISDGLKSQNCQLQKLSLAGCYFTAQCCESLSSALQSSNCVLRELDLRNNDLQDSGVKIISDGLKRQNCQLQKLSLAGCKLTAQCCESLSSALQSSNCVLRELDLRNNHLQDSGVKFISDGLKSQNCQLQKLSLAGCNLTAQCCESLSSALQSSNCVLRELDLSNSDLQDSGVKIISDGLKRQNCQLQKLSLAGCNLTAQCCESLSSALQSSNCVLRELDLRNNRLRDSGVKIISDGLKSQNCQLQKLRLSGCMVSEEGCGYLSSALSSNPSHLRELDLSYNHPGPSGVQLLKHRLEDSNYTLKTLSVDHGREIRMRAGLRKYACDLTLDPNTAHSRLVLSDGNKKIRRVFDRQPYPDHPERFDDVPQVLSVESLTGRCYWETEWSGSAVISVSYKGINRKGGWSDDCVFGNNDKSWSLECFDDEFTVCHNNNRTVIPAVHSSCNIVRVYYKRVGVYVDVSAGVLSFYSVSDTHTHTHIHTINTTFTEPLYAGFGVNNNSSVSLCDIKT
- the LOC113101206 gene encoding NACHT, LRR and PYD domains-containing protein 12-like isoform X5, which produces MENRESRTERSSSPDLPLNLSDEPVTSDLRISWKLISSSPDHSCVSLKSDASMGPPPLFSDDPVTSDPRIFMKRSSSPDHSCVSLKSNASKLYNPPAFSNDPVTSDPSRSDGERSISGGVSSVFCLNNTSVTASLNKHDQAVKDELQRVKEQHKTSMKNKYERLCEGLKLQENESLLNSIYTQLYIIEGEREGVNEEHEVLQMEKTARTQPSQDAPIYCNDIFKASAEAGSEEKEQIKTVLTKGIAGIGKTVSVQKFILDWAEGKANQDVDFMFVLPFRELNLIRDHPYSLHRLLLDFHPELQDLDSQIYEECKVVFIFDGLDESRITLMFSDAQKVCDVTETSSVAVLMSKLMKGELLPSALIWITSRPAAANQIPSKYIHRLTEIQGFTEPQKEEYFRKRISDEHQASRIISHIRRARSLHIMCHIPVFCWISSTVLQKLLEEDLRAEIPQTLTEMYIHFLLIQINMRKQKYEERDPEKLLPSNREVIVKLAEVAFKQLMKGNVMFYEEDLIESGIDVTDASVYSGICTEIFKQEPVINQRKVYSFIHLSVQEFLAAFYEFYCYVMKNKEPVDEFRCDFDEDPLYDQTSEVDNAVDSENEKVSLYNLLTSAVDKAVDSKNGHLDLFLRFLLGVSLESNQRLLQDLLTHTENSSETIRETTLYIKMKIRNDGVNDYFKHPPLSVGESINLFLCLLEVKDQTLFREIQEFVKSDKHSEKLSPAQCSTISYMLQMSEETLDEFEFKKYNTSDEGRRRLIPAVTNCRKALFSGCNLTAQCCESLSSALQSSNCVLRELDLRNNDLQDSGVKIISDGLKSQNCQLQKLSLAGCNLTAQCCKSLSSALQSSNCVLRELDLRNNHLQDSGVKIISDGLKSQNCQLQKLSLAGCYFTDQCCESLSSALQSSNCVLRELDLRNNDLQDSGVKIISDGLKSQNCQLQKLSLAGCKLTAQCCESLSSALQSSNCVLRELDLRNNRLQDSGVKIISDGLKSQNCQLQKLSLAGCKLTAQCCESLSSALQSSNCVLRELDLRNNHLQDSGVKFISDGLKSQNCQLQKLSLAGCNLTAQCCESLSSALQSSNCVLRELDLSNSDLQDSGVKIISDGLKRQNCQLQKLSLAGCNLTAQCCESLSSALQSSNCVLRELDLRNNRLRDSGVKIISDGLKSQNCQLQKLRLSGCMVSEEGCGYLSSALSSNPSHLRELDLSYNHPGPSGVQLLKHRLEDSNYTLKTLSVDHGREIRMRAGLRKYACDLTLDPNTAHSRLVLSDGNKKIRRVFDRQPYPDHPERFDDVPQVLSVESLTGRCYWETEWSGSAVISVSYKGINRKGGWSDDCVFGNNDKSWSLECFDDEFTVCHNNNRTVIPAVHSSCNIVRVYYKRVGVYVDVSAGVLSFYSVSDTHTHTHIHTINTTFTEPLYAGFGVNNNSSVSLCDIKT